The genomic stretch GTGACAGGATTTATTTTCCACCAAGTTGAGCCAAAGGCCTGATGCCAAATGTCGAGACGAGGACACAGAGTGACAGACGGAGACTCTGAGAGCCTGGACACACCGAACGAGTGCATTACCCAGAGTGCATCTGTTCAGTGGCTACTCTTTAATTCAGAGTTTAGAGGTTTGGCAGAGGACTGTGTAAGATCAATCATCACTGAACTGGTTTATAAACAGTTGCTAGGGCGTTGCCAAGGCTATTACTCTCTGAACTGATGACACTTCAGTTTATGACTGACAGAAGAGCGCTTGCACAATGATGCTGAACTTTACAACATTAACTCTGTTATTTACCTGCTGATCACTGCTACAATCTGTGTGAAGCGCTACAGAAACAAAGCTGACTTGACTCTTAGTTATCATTTCATTGGGGTCAAACACTGAAACGACAAGCATTTAAAGAACAATAAGGTGTGCATTTCTGAGAAACTGCCCTCATTTCATGAATTAATGTGTGTTGATAAGCAACATAAGGTTAGATCACAGATGAAGGATTCCACTGACTAGACACAATGAACAACTAAACCAAGGCTCTTCACTAATGATCTCTTAATCAAAAACAGACCGAGAGGaacagaatgtgtctgtgtttgaGTTATAATGAGCTGGAGCCGTAAATCAAAGAGAAACTCCTCAGAAACAGGTTTTGTCATTTCACAGATGGAAacattcatttgtgtgtgtgtgtgtgtgtgtgtgacgatACAGGCGGAAATGTGCACGAGCTGAAAGCGATTCTCGTGACCTTTGATTGGACTAGGTTGATTCAGACGAATGAAGAAGTGACTCAAATGGACCATTCGGTGCTGAGGATGTTGAAAGCATTGCTCTAACTCTGAGTATTAAACAATCTAGCATAGACAGGGACACTAGCTAGTGCACTCGATCACATGGTGCAGTTAGAGATTCGTCAAAGGACATTAGTGTCACAGACACAGCTGTCAAAAACATAAACTATACAACAATACAAAACTATACATGTCCGGAAAGGAAAATACATCAGTCTGAGCTAATGAGAGGATGTTTAGGATCTTACCAGTATCAGACCCGCGAGTTCATCCGCTGATCATCCGCACGCGTTTAGTCCAGAACCGAACAGTTGATAGATCTACAGAAAACGAGCGTCAGACACGCGTTTCATCAGCGGCGCGATCATCTTATCTCACATCAGCGACTGCATGCGGGCTTTTATAGAGGAGGCGTGGCTGGCCGCTGTAGCCACGCCCACAAAGGAGAGCGGTCTTCAGATTCctcaatgaaaataaattcGTCAATGGGGATCAGAGGAAAAGAGTGAAGAAGAGCAAAACTCGAACTTCTCGTAGCAGACCAGCGATTTACGTttgtatacaaaataaataccGCTGCTTTTACATAAATAATTAGCCTATTTGTAATCCAgtgtatttataattaatttccaGCCTGCTTTTCGGTTTAATGATTCATTCTAAACACTGTCAGAGTTTCGGTAGTGTTcacacagtattaaaaaaaaataatttaaaatgaaatgacgTTTTAAACAAGGACGAAACGTCATTGTCCTGAGCCAATCAACGTTAAGCGGTGACGTCAGCGGGCGCGTCGACGTCTTCTTTATGCGACACGAAGtgggaactttttttttttttaacgacgACCTACTATCAAACATGCAAGAAAGGTTCAACGTTGTAGATTTGTGCGCGGCCGTCTTTGTGTAAGTAAAAACAGTTTGGAAGTCGGTGAAGCTTATTTTTAAGCGACTCAACATGATAGACACAGAGATTCCCTCAGGAGGGCATGCCGCCTGTGCAAACCTCAGCGAGAAGAAAGAGAACGAGAAAAAGAAGAGATCTCGTGTGAAACAACTGCTGGCTGATGTGAAGAAGCAGGTTGATTTCTGGTTTAGTGATGTGAACCTTCACAAGGACAAATTCCTGAAAAATATGATTGAACAGTCACGAGATGGATAtattgacatttctgtcttgaCGTCATTCAATCGGATGAAAAAATTGACTACGGATGTCAAATTGATAGCCAGAGCTCTTGCAAATTCAACAATAGTAGAGGTAAATCTTGAGGGAACACATGTACGACGAAAGGACCCACTTGGTGGAACCCCAAAAGATGTGGACAGCCGCACCGTTTATGTGGAGCTGTTGCCAAAGACGGTCACTCACGTTTGGCTCGAGCGAGTGTTTAGCAAGTGTGGAAATGTGGTTTATGTTAGTATCCCCAGGTACAAGTCCACAGGAGACCCCAAAGGGTTTGCATTTGTGGAGTTTGAGACAGAAGAACAAGCGCAGAAAGCTATTGAGATGCTGAACAATCCTCCAGAAGATGCTCCAAGGAAGCCAGGAATCTTCCCTAAGACCTTTAACAAAAAGCCTATCCCCTTTGATGCTGTCCAGGACACAAAAGATGATGAAGAGGATGGCAAGAAAAAAAGATCTCGAGGTGAGCTTAAAAACGGTGCTGCTGAAGAAATGGAAGTAAATAAGATGGACAGAGAAGGAGCGTTAGAGACAAATGAGCTGAAGAAACAGTCGCCAGATGAATCTAAAATGGAAAACCCTGTAACGCTGACAAGCACCGCAAGCAAGAAAGCTGAGAAGAAAAGACGAAGATCCTGCAGTTTTGAGGCATCAGCTGGAGAAGGACAAGATGAGATTCCGTCCAAAATGAGAAAAGTAGAAGAGGAGGGTGAGATGAAAGTTTTGTCATCTGAGAGCAAGATTGAAGAACAGTTAGACTCCGAGAAGAAAGATGATTCTGTTTTGAAGGCcaagaggaagagaaagaagAAGCTCAAGGAGAGATTGAAAATAGGCGAAGAGGTCATCCCGCTTAGAGTCCTCTCAAAAAAAGAGTGGTTGGACCTGAAGCAGGAGTACCTGACGCTGCAGAAGCGCTGCATGGCCCTTCTGAAGCAGTCAGTCTCTCAGATCAACCAGAAGACTAAAGAGAATAACAACGATGCTTCTAGTAAGGACACGGTTAAGAAAGAGCCCTCTTCTGGCCCCAAGTTTGAGAGTGGAGTCATTGTCAAGATTAGCTCTAACCAGCCCCTGCCGA from Ctenopharyngodon idella isolate HZGC_01 chromosome 13, HZGC01, whole genome shotgun sequence encodes the following:
- the larp7 gene encoding la-related protein 7, with amino-acid sequence MIDTEIPSGGHAACANLSEKKENEKKKRSRVKQLLADVKKQVDFWFSDVNLHKDKFLKNMIEQSRDGYIDISVLTSFNRMKKLTTDVKLIARALANSTIVEVNLEGTHVRRKDPLGGTPKDVDSRTVYVELLPKTVTHVWLERVFSKCGNVVYVSIPRYKSTGDPKGFAFVEFETEEQAQKAIEMLNNPPEDAPRKPGIFPKTFNKKPIPFDAVQDTKDDEEDGKKKRSRGELKNGAAEEMEVNKMDREGALETNELKKQSPDESKMENPVTLTSTASKKAEKKRRRSCSFEASAGEGQDEIPSKMRKVEEEGEMKVLSSESKIEEQLDSEKKDDSVLKAKRKRKKKLKERLKIGEEVIPLRVLSKKEWLDLKQEYLTLQKRCMALLKQSVSQINQKTKENNNDASSKDTVKKEPSSGPKFESGVIVKISSNQPLPSKRSIKDLLSEVSAVAYVDILDGDVEGHVRFKSPEDAQAVITARSEFQKKYNWNLELLSGDHEQRYWQKILVDRQAKLNSPREKKCGREKLISKAEKIITTRTKEASKHIFFDD